A window of Hugenholtzia roseola DSM 9546 contains these coding sequences:
- a CDS encoding ComEC/Rec2 family competence protein → MKYAKNLQSPLFEWGKYPFVRLSLALIFGILGSSFAEGFVWLLLFFSLSAVYTLLFFIAISQKNTASHPFLGIVILLTISSLGAYLKVQSSPLLEENHLLNEKRQVQYYQGRINSFVSEKEKYFYADFEVEKVRIENLWYPKKATLRMYFPKDLPLFTAFSDSAKQKNQEPISSAFYLPTYGDRLLLKNAPARTRPPSNPNAFDFQRHLELQGIFHQAHLQKGDFIWLENAPPNAILHFIFALRRKAQESLSKALSDKNSTNIETNDEANVAIALLLGIKDGLDSELKQAYSGTGATHVLAVSGLHVGIIFQGLTLILGLLSKRANFMRYSQIFILIFLWFYAALTGFSPSVLRAVTMFSFVALGKIGKKPSNIYNSLALSAFILLLFQPNMLYELGFQLSYLALFGIVYLQPQLSRLIAFPKIDKKMSFFKKYTLSLLKWSWDLTTVALAAQVFTLPIMLYYFHQFPIYFWLSNFIVIPAASLIVGLGFMVLMADGVAIFLPFLSFLVEILAFLLKFILTVMNFCIVFIYEKFPFSVIEEVSFSAYQAIFYACGVFFLLLFWEAKRFAYLPIAFLFSVLMTFEGLQRLENQANRSDLVLYQSSRFPHLVLQEKDKAYIFIDSSLYQNFDLKQTQAQIEKVALEDWISKNIEKRVFVSQDTNFHVASYRQTAQGQIWHWKGLDIVWLHEKPKNALPAFQTDVLILGKKAAFAPEKLAKVKFRLLILEYQVSSQSYNFFREQAAKQNFALHHLREQGAYQATWGALKAQ, encoded by the coding sequence ATGAAATACGCCAAAAATTTGCAATCTCCTCTTTTTGAGTGGGGTAAATACCCTTTTGTGAGGCTTTCCCTTGCCCTTATTTTCGGCATTTTGGGTAGCTCGTTTGCAGAAGGTTTTGTGTGGCTGCTCCTCTTTTTTAGCTTATCGGCTGTTTATACGCTTCTTTTTTTTATCGCCATTTCCCAAAAAAATACGGCTTCGCACCCCTTTTTGGGTATTGTTATCTTGCTGACTATCAGTAGTTTAGGGGCTTATTTGAAAGTGCAGAGTAGCCCCCTGCTCGAAGAGAACCACTTATTAAATGAAAAGCGGCAAGTGCAATATTATCAGGGGCGCATCAATAGCTTTGTATCAGAAAAAGAAAAATATTTTTATGCAGATTTTGAAGTAGAAAAGGTAAGGATAGAAAACCTTTGGTATCCCAAAAAAGCAACCCTGCGCATGTATTTTCCAAAGGATTTGCCCCTTTTTACTGCCTTTTCAGACTCTGCCAAGCAAAAAAATCAAGAACCTATCTCCTCTGCCTTCTATCTTCCCACCTACGGCGACCGCCTTTTGCTTAAAAATGCACCCGCTCGCACGCGCCCCCCTTCCAATCCTAACGCCTTTGATTTTCAGCGGCATTTAGAGCTACAAGGCATTTTTCATCAGGCGCACCTACAAAAAGGCGACTTTATCTGGCTCGAAAACGCGCCTCCAAATGCTATCCTGCATTTTATTTTCGCCCTTCGCCGAAAGGCACAAGAAAGTTTGAGCAAGGCACTTTCCGATAAAAATAGCACAAATATAGAAACAAATGATGAAGCAAATGTAGCCATTGCACTACTTTTGGGCATCAAAGATGGTTTGGATAGCGAACTAAAACAAGCCTATAGCGGCACAGGTGCGACCCATGTGTTAGCCGTTTCGGGGCTGCACGTCGGCATTATTTTTCAGGGGCTTACCCTTATTTTGGGTCTATTGAGCAAAAGAGCTAATTTTATGCGGTATAGTCAAATTTTTATTCTTATTTTTTTATGGTTTTATGCTGCCCTTACGGGCTTTTCGCCTTCAGTTTTGCGTGCCGTAACCATGTTTTCTTTTGTTGCCTTAGGAAAAATAGGTAAAAAGCCAAGCAATATTTACAATAGCTTGGCACTTTCTGCCTTTATTCTATTACTTTTTCAGCCCAATATGCTCTATGAATTAGGTTTTCAACTCTCCTACTTAGCACTTTTTGGTATTGTCTATTTGCAGCCACAACTTAGTAGGCTTATCGCTTTTCCGAAGATAGACAAAAAAATGTCTTTTTTCAAAAAATACACACTTTCCCTGCTCAAATGGTCATGGGATTTGACGACTGTCGCTTTGGCGGCGCAAGTTTTTACGCTGCCCATTATGCTTTATTATTTTCACCAGTTTCCTATTTATTTTTGGCTCTCTAATTTTATCGTCATCCCTGCCGCCAGCCTGATTGTGGGTTTGGGTTTTATGGTCTTGATGGCTGATGGTGTGGCTATTTTTTTGCCTTTTCTTTCTTTTTTGGTAGAAATTTTAGCTTTTCTTCTAAAATTTATTCTGACGGTCATGAACTTTTGTATCGTCTTTATCTATGAAAAATTCCCCTTTTCGGTAATAGAGGAAGTAAGTTTTTCGGCATATCAAGCTATTTTCTATGCTTGTGGGGTCTTTTTCTTGCTTTTATTTTGGGAAGCCAAAAGATTTGCATATCTGCCTATCGCCTTTTTATTCAGTGTTTTGATGACCTTTGAAGGCTTGCAAAGACTTGAAAATCAAGCCAATAGGAGCGATTTGGTCTTGTATCAAAGTTCGCGTTTTCCTCATTTAGTTTTGCAGGAAAAAGACAAAGCCTATATTTTTATAGATTCTTCTTTGTATCAAAATTTTGATTTGAAGCAGACACAAGCGCAAATAGAAAAGGTAGCTTTGGAAGATTGGATTTCTAAAAATATAGAAAAGCGCGTTTTTGTGAGCCAAGATACCAACTTTCATGTTGCAAGTTATCGCCAAACGGCGCAGGGGCAAATTTGGCATTGGAAAGGGCTTGACATCGTTTGGCTGCACGAAAAGCCTAAAAACGCGCTGCCTGCCTTCCAAACCGATGTGCTAATTTTGGGAAAAAAAGCGGCTTTTGCACCCGAAAAATTAGCAAAAGTAAAATTTCGCCTACTCATCTTAGAGTATCAGGTGAGCAGTCAATCGTACAACTTTTTTAGGGAACAGGCAGCAAAACAGAATTTTGCACTCCACCATTTGCGCGAACAAGGCGCGTATCAGGCTACTTGGGGCGCACTCAAAGCGCAATAG
- a CDS encoding glycosyltransferase family 4 protein, translated as MKIAFFTHYTELYGANRSLIGLIEGLQSLDAKIKFLVVMPNPDSEFEMILRKKKIETLVFPFAMSMQYRWYSRFLPKRPFQYLQYIKEARTARRKNQEANNLLTEKLQEWQPDLIYSNSSVFDVGYDISKRLNLAHVWHLREFGWEDYKLVFPFSDGEEHYQKIAQTTLRIAISENIARHFEAKIGNVPIEVIYNGILKKEKFLQNKQKANTNNFIFCIIGLIQTNKGQKQAVEALSLVVEKYPKTTLWIVGEGDTKNLERLIRKKNLSLNVSLRGLVSDVFEEVFPHVNATLMCSQAEAMGRVTVESMAALRPVIGRNSAGTAELIADGRGLAYDGTTEDLAQKMIFLIENPTHINKMTSQAWEWVYENFSIESYAEKIYELVLKVKDNSNPSLP; from the coding sequence ATGAAAATTGCTTTTTTTACCCACTATACAGAGCTATATGGCGCAAATCGGTCTTTGATTGGCTTAATAGAGGGCTTGCAGAGCTTAGATGCAAAGATAAAGTTTTTGGTGGTTATGCCCAATCCTGATAGCGAATTTGAAATGATTTTGAGAAAAAAGAAAATCGAAACGCTCGTTTTTCCTTTTGCTATGTCCATGCAATATCGTTGGTATTCACGTTTTTTGCCTAAACGACCGTTTCAATACTTACAATATATCAAAGAGGCGCGGACGGCGCGAAGAAAAAATCAGGAAGCAAATAACTTACTTACTGAAAAACTGCAAGAGTGGCAACCAGATTTGATTTATTCCAATAGTTCGGTTTTTGATGTAGGATATGATATATCTAAAAGATTAAACTTGGCGCACGTGTGGCATTTACGTGAATTTGGCTGGGAAGATTATAAACTCGTCTTTCCTTTTTCTGACGGCGAGGAACATTATCAAAAAATAGCACAGACAACACTTCGCATTGCCATTAGTGAAAACATAGCACGCCACTTTGAGGCAAAGATAGGAAATGTACCTATAGAAGTAATTTACAATGGAATATTGAAAAAAGAAAAATTTTTACAAAATAAACAAAAAGCAAATACAAATAATTTTATATTTTGTATTATTGGGTTGATACAAACAAATAAAGGACAAAAACAAGCAGTAGAAGCCCTTAGTTTGGTAGTAGAAAAATATCCAAAAACTACACTTTGGATAGTAGGCGAAGGCGATACAAAAAACTTAGAAAGGCTCATCAGAAAAAAGAATCTAAGCCTAAATGTAAGTCTTAGAGGTCTTGTTTCAGATGTTTTTGAAGAAGTTTTCCCCCATGTAAATGCCACCCTGATGTGTTCGCAAGCTGAGGCAATGGGGCGCGTAACGGTAGAGAGCATGGCTGCCCTTCGACCTGTAATAGGGCGAAACAGTGCAGGTACTGCCGAGCTTATAGCCGACGGGCGCGGGCTTGCCTATGACGGCACTACTGAAGACTTAGCCCAAAAGATGATTTTTTTGATAGAAAATCCTACCCATATCAATAAGATGACCTCACAGGCTTGGGAGTGGGTCTATGAAAATTTTAGCATAGAAAGTTATGCAGAGAAAATATATGAATTAGTTTTAAAAGTTAAGGATAATTCTAACCCCTCCCTCCCATGA
- a CDS encoding class I SAM-dependent methyltransferase, producing MTFLDKIKKLFSSNQAFSSKQYWDSRYSLGGNSGAGSYGQIAEFKAQVVNDFVAKNAIQSVIDFGCGDGNQLQYAQYPHYIGIDVSPKAIEICKAKYKEDSSKSFEIHDEEMVKNLKGDLTLSMEVIFHLVEDDVYFKYLSNLFESSTKYVCVYSTDYDLEKPKDINEQAVSHVRHRKFTNDVMRIFPHFKLIETVETPFEGRQASKFFFFEKERA from the coding sequence ATGACGTTTTTAGACAAAATAAAAAAACTATTTTCTTCTAACCAAGCATTTAGTTCTAAGCAGTATTGGGATTCGCGCTATTCCTTAGGAGGCAATTCTGGTGCAGGTTCTTATGGTCAGATAGCGGAATTTAAGGCACAAGTCGTAAATGATTTCGTAGCCAAGAACGCTATCCAAAGCGTCATAGACTTTGGTTGTGGAGACGGCAATCAATTACAATACGCCCAATACCCGCACTACATTGGGATTGATGTTTCGCCCAAAGCCATAGAAATTTGCAAAGCCAAATATAAAGAGGATTCTTCAAAATCTTTCGAAATTCACGATGAGGAAATGGTAAAAAATCTAAAAGGTGATTTGACTCTCTCTATGGAGGTTATCTTTCATTTGGTAGAAGATGACGTTTATTTTAAGTATCTTTCAAACTTATTTGAAAGCAGTACAAAATATGTTTGTGTTTATAGCACAGATTATGACTTAGAAAAGCCAAAAGACATCAACGAACAAGCCGTTTCCCATGTCCGTCACCGAAAATTTACGAATGATGTGATGCGCATTTTCCCACATTTTAAACTTATAGAAACTGTAGAAACGCCCTTTGAAGGTCGTCAGGCGAGTAAATTCTTCTTTTTTGAAAAAGAGAGAGCATAA
- a CDS encoding YceI family protein, which yields MKAIILNYRNLTLLAVLLFLAACGQKKDQANGENTLSDSTQIVTETPQNCTYSYDSSEVTISWTAYKFTEKTGVNGKFRSVKVNTSNGAAQNVTDLLNNLTFEIPIEGVDTNDPERDKKIKTYFFGTLKETEVLRGSFTKVEGNDQSGTATILLKMNNLEKEVPLSYEVNAENVLRFTGDIDVNLWEGMAAINALNEVCKDLHTGKDGISKLWSEVSLNISAKLMKNCE from the coding sequence ATGAAAGCTATTATTTTAAACTATCGCAATCTAACACTTCTTGCTGTTTTGCTCTTTTTAGCCGCTTGCGGTCAGAAAAAAGACCAAGCCAATGGCGAAAATACCCTTAGCGATAGCACGCAAATTGTAACCGAAACGCCACAAAATTGTACATATAGCTATGATTCAAGCGAAGTTACTATCTCTTGGACAGCTTATAAATTCACCGAAAAGACGGGAGTCAATGGCAAATTCAGAAGTGTCAAAGTAAATACCAGCAATGGTGCAGCCCAAAATGTAACAGATTTGCTCAATAACCTTACTTTCGAAATTCCGATTGAGGGCGTGGATACCAACGACCCTGAACGCGACAAAAAAATCAAGACCTACTTCTTTGGCACACTCAAAGAAACAGAGGTATTGCGCGGCAGTTTTACCAAAGTAGAAGGCAACGACCAGAGCGGAACGGCTACTATTTTATTGAAAATGAACAACTTAGAAAAAGAAGTTCCCCTTTCTTACGAAGTAAATGCTGAAAACGTCTTGCGCTTCACAGGCGATATTGACGTAAATCTTTGGGAGGGCATGGCGGCTATCAATGCGCTAAATGAGGTTTGTAAAGACCTGCACACAGGCAAAGATGGCATTAGCAAACTTTGGTCGGAAGTTTCGCTTAATATCAGTGCCAAGCTGATGAAAAATTGCGAATAA
- a CDS encoding citrate synthase encodes MAQSDKTATLTYNGTTYELPLLEGTEGEVAIDIGKLRDQTGLITMDPGFKNTGSTTSSITFLDGEQGILRYRGYNIEELAEKSSFLEVSWLLIYGELPTAEQLKKFQTDITKHTLIHEDMRKIFDGFPTTAHPMGVLGSLTAALSAFYPRAMETNRPPEEIYLSVVRLIAKIPTIAAWSYKNEMGHPVNYPDNSLSYCERFLKMMFALPTEDYHVDPVVADALDKLLILHADHEQNCSTSTVRMVGSSLANIYSAIASAINALGGPLHGGANQEVIEMLEDIHKNGVSISTFVEKVKSREMRLMGFGHRVYKNFDPRARILKKSCDEVLNKLGINDPLLDLAKQLEEVALKDDFFVSRKLYPNVDFYSGIIYRALGLPVDMFTVMFAMGRMPGWIAQWLEMLQMKQPIGRPRQIYTGATERPYVEMNKR; translated from the coding sequence ATGGCACAATCTGACAAAACCGCTACGCTGACCTATAATGGTACAACCTACGAACTCCCACTCCTTGAAGGCACAGAAGGTGAGGTTGCGATTGATATTGGCAAACTCCGCGACCAAACAGGTCTTATCACGATGGACCCCGGCTTTAAAAATACAGGCTCTACTACCAGTAGCATCACCTTTTTAGATGGCGAGCAAGGCATCTTGCGCTATCGGGGCTATAATATTGAAGAGTTAGCGGAAAAATCGAGCTTCTTGGAAGTGTCGTGGCTTCTCATCTATGGCGAATTGCCTACCGCCGAACAGCTCAAAAAGTTTCAGACCGACATCACCAAACATACCCTCATTCACGAGGATATGCGCAAAATCTTCGATGGCTTCCCTACTACGGCACACCCAATGGGCGTTTTAGGCTCTCTCACCGCTGCTTTGAGTGCCTTCTACCCACGTGCGATGGAAACAAACCGTCCGCCCGAAGAGATTTACCTTTCTGTGGTGCGTCTGATTGCTAAAATCCCTACCATTGCAGCTTGGTCGTACAAAAATGAAATGGGACACCCCGTTAATTATCCCGACAATAGCCTTTCTTATTGCGAGCGTTTCCTCAAAATGATGTTTGCACTCCCTACCGAAGATTATCATGTAGACCCCGTAGTGGCAGATGCACTCGACAAACTCCTTATCCTGCACGCCGACCACGAGCAAAACTGTTCCACTTCTACTGTTAGAATGGTAGGCTCTTCTTTGGCAAATATCTATTCTGCCATCGCTTCGGCTATCAATGCCTTAGGCGGGCCCCTGCATGGCGGCGCAAATCAGGAAGTTATCGAAATGTTGGAAGACATCCATAAAAACGGCGTGAGCATCAGCACTTTTGTAGAAAAAGTCAAGAGTCGCGAAATGCGTTTGATGGGATTCGGACACCGCGTCTATAAAAACTTTGACCCGCGTGCGCGTATCCTCAAAAAATCTTGCGATGAGGTCTTGAACAAGTTGGGCATCAATGACCCACTTTTAGACCTTGCCAAGCAGCTCGAAGAAGTGGCTCTAAAAGACGACTTCTTTGTAAGCCGCAAATTATATCCAAACGTAGACTTCTATTCAGGCATCATCTACCGCGCTTTGGGGCTGCCTGTGGATATGTTTACGGTTATGTTTGCTATGGGACGTATGCCGGGTTGGATTGCACAATGGCTCGAAATGTTGCAAATGAAGCAGCCTATTGGTCGTCCGCGTCAAATTTACACAGGAGCTACCGAGCGTCCGTATGTAGAGATGAACAAGCGATAA
- a CDS encoding glycosyltransferase yields MKILHFITIFSLPSETFIYDFILNQQLKESFVKQAVLCFQRTLKKQRPLSNLEVIEKYPRFYKRYFLRLLGFSLKKRVISFLERCSPDLIQAHIGVNGIEIFQLLQGTQFEQTPILVSLTGTDATSLPFIDPVYRKNFLALAAAPQVAFTVNSVFLKNKLLSLGVKENKIHIVYNMFNPAFQFQPKTLFFKQGDTLRLISVARLTACKGHKYLLEAFKIFSQHYPNTVLTLAGGGELEQEIRQQIHDLGIESKVNMLGMVPHQKLPDILAAHDVYLHPAIITEDTREEEAFGISILEAIAAGLPVIASAIGGIPEVIGRENKHAFLVAEKDITQIVEKLKMMVSTDYEFSSNAAYAHERTTFYSMENYLKRMNKVYQEILQ; encoded by the coding sequence ATGAAGATACTACATTTTATTACAATCTTTTCACTGCCCTCTGAAACATTTATCTATGATTTTATCCTGAACCAACAACTGAAAGAATCATTTGTAAAGCAAGCGGTGCTTTGTTTCCAGCGTACTTTAAAAAAGCAACGTCCCCTCTCAAATTTGGAGGTCATAGAAAAATATCCGCGCTTTTACAAACGCTACTTCCTCAGATTGCTTGGCTTTAGCTTGAAAAAGCGAGTTATTTCGTTTTTAGAGAGATGTAGCCCAGACCTCATACAGGCACACATTGGCGTAAATGGCATCGAGATTTTCCAGCTTTTGCAAGGCACTCAATTCGAGCAGACTCCCATTTTAGTTTCTCTAACGGGTACAGATGCCACTTCTTTGCCTTTTATTGACCCAGTTTATAGAAAGAACTTCTTAGCATTGGCGGCTGCACCGCAGGTGGCTTTTACGGTCAATTCCGTTTTTCTGAAAAACAAACTTTTGAGTTTAGGTGTGAAAGAAAACAAAATTCACATTGTCTATAATATGTTTAACCCCGCCTTTCAATTTCAACCCAAAACTCTTTTCTTCAAGCAAGGCGACACCCTACGCCTTATCAGCGTTGCACGTCTGACGGCTTGTAAGGGTCATAAATATCTTTTAGAGGCTTTCAAAATATTTTCCCAACACTATCCTAATACGGTGCTTACCTTAGCAGGAGGAGGGGAGTTGGAGCAAGAAATTAGGCAACAGATACACGATTTGGGGATAGAAAGTAAGGTAAATATGTTGGGCATGGTGCCGCACCAAAAGTTGCCCGACATATTGGCAGCGCACGATGTTTATCTGCACCCTGCTATCATCACAGAGGATACGCGCGAAGAAGAAGCCTTTGGCATTTCCATTTTAGAAGCTATAGCGGCAGGGCTACCCGTAATAGCAAGTGCCATAGGTGGGATTCCCGAAGTAATAGGAAGGGAAAACAAACACGCTTTCCTTGTTGCTGAAAAGGACATTACCCAAATTGTAGAAAAACTTAAAATGATGGTCAGCACCGATTATGAGTTTTCGAGTAATGCCGCGTATGCGCACGAACGAACTACTTTCTATAGCATGGAAAACTACCTCAAACGCATGAATAAGGTGTATCAGGAAATTTTACAATAA
- a CDS encoding lipocalin-like domain-containing protein codes for MKTIRFYALLVLTLTFIFGTTSCFEEQDNLVPLPSASVSNTNQITGQWKVYALVGGTLDQPYKGVSHDAAVTLHSDGTLVIRRRGIDYNGTWQIDKATRGYLTIDMDVEDNGTIIPKKWAITHLEGNEFWVATGAKRVKMRKM; via the coding sequence ATGAAAACCATTCGTTTTTATGCACTTCTTGTGCTGACCCTTACTTTTATTTTTGGTACTACCAGCTGTTTCGAGGAGCAAGACAACTTAGTGCCGCTCCCCAGTGCCAGCGTTTCGAACACCAATCAAATTACAGGGCAGTGGAAGGTCTATGCCTTAGTAGGCGGCACATTAGACCAACCCTACAAAGGCGTGAGCCATGACGCAGCCGTTACACTTCACAGCGACGGCACGTTGGTCATTCGTCGTCGTGGCATTGACTACAATGGCACTTGGCAAATTGACAAAGCTACACGCGGCTATCTAACCATCGATATGGACGTAGAAGACAATGGCACAATCATTCCCAAAAAATGGGCAATTACCCACTTAGAAGGCAATGAATTTTGGGTAGCCACAGGTGCAAAGCGCGTCAAGATGCGTAAAATGTAA